GTGCAGACTGGGGGTGGAACGAGAGCATGAGCTGGTTTGACCGCGAGTAGCGCGCGCGGGGTGCATGGATGTGCTGCAGCCGGTTGGCCATCCCGTCTCCTTTGTCCGAGATCTTGAGAATGCGACTGGTGCTGGCTTAGTATCTGTCCATCTACACGACGCTTGTGTCCTTGAGAGATCATGCATAATGAGTGGTGTACTACCTCAGGCGGATGCCGAAGACGCTAGTGCGCTCGGGCACAGTACCATTGACGACGTTCTCATCGCTCGCCGCGTCATTAATCGTATCGGCAATGGCCTGTCCCGCAGCATCAACGTGTTTCTTTGCGTGCtgtgccgccgcgccaacTGTCTCCTGAACCTGTTCCGCCGCCCCACTGGCCTTGTCATGCGCAGCGTGAACAGCCTGCACGACAGCGCCCACAACCcgctccttgtcctctacaacctcctccagcACCCGACCGGCGGTACGTTCCGCCGCTGtctcgacggccttggtGGCAGCGCGGATGGTCTCGGCTTCAGTCTCGGCTGCCTTGCTCAGCGCGTCTTTGACAGAGGTAGTGTCGACTTGGACGCCTTCCGAGGCAGCAGTCTTTGCGATTGCAGAAGCTTTGGCGAGACGCTCGCGAAGGTCGTCTTGGATTTCGACTTCTTCCTCTTTCTGGATGACGCTGTCGTACGcgatgacgccgaggccgaagaTGAAGAGCGTGGCGCCGATTAGGATGCGTTGGTTGGGGGATAGGGCTGGAGTTAGcgaaggggagggaaggggaaaGAGGGCGGGTGGAAtagggagggggaggagaggaagaggggggggaggaagagggggggcggggaaggaagagagggggggggggggggggaaggaagagggggaggaggggggggggggggaagagggggggggaggtCAGGAGAGACCGCAAGGAGAACAAGGACAAGACGCGGAGAGAGCAGCAGAACAGACCGACGCATCAAAGACTCACACCGGAAACTGTCCATGAAGCCCTTACTCCGGTCAGTCTTGGGCGCATAGGGTCCCTGTTGGGGTGGGACGGGGCGGGCGCCCTCGGGCACCTGGGTGTCGGGACGCTTGATATCCTCCCATGCGCGGGCTTCCGATCCGGCGGCCTTCCAGTCGGTTGGCGGGACCTTGTCTTCGGATTCGGGGGTCTTGTCGGGCGCGTTGGCCCACTGCtgaggagggaggcggCCGGTCTTGCTGGGTTGTTTGGCCATGTGTTGGGCCCAGCCGGGGACGCCCTTTGGCGCGcgcaggaggcggcgggtgGCCAACATTGTTACAAGGATTTGGTATTCGTaaggagagagagagagtgggGTTCGTGCttggaggatggagaggtACCAGACTTGATGCGTGGGAGATCAAGTggtggagagtggagagtgagagtgagagtggagagtgagagtggaGATGGCGAGATGACGGAGAAATGACGCAGCGTGGGTTGACGTCGTTTTGGTCAGGTCCCGTTCCATGATCAATGGCCCACGCCGTGCCGTGGTTGCTCTCTCTCGGCATCCGATCAGAGGGAAGGAGACACCGAGGGTCGCAAAGGCCAAGCTTGCAACAGCTGGCCACCATCCCCCTCACGTATCTGCCGCCCAACTACCCATCCGCTCCCACGCTCCAcgctcctcaccctcactcCTCTGGATGGATGCATCACACACACGAAACGGCGTTGTGTATATACGTGATAAAAGAAGACAAACCGGCAAGCCGCGAGACCACTACGCAATTATTCAATGTACAACCAACTCTTTAAAGAATGACGCAGCCACCGCAGCAGCCCGGCGCATCGTCCTCCTGGGGCTTCTCAGCGGGGCGGCCACCAGCGACGCCCGTCGGCGACTTGCCCGGTGCGGCGGGAATGGCGCCTTGCTGGGGACCAGTCTCCTGTTTGTCAGCGACTGTGAAAAGACCAAGTGCAACCGGTTGGTTGGCTACAGCTGCGACGCCGACCGCAGCGCGCAGCCGCGTACACGCGCACAGCTTTGCGCCCAAACCTTGCAATGACTCACACGCTGGTACCGCCGGATGGCACGGACAACGGCCACgaacgcgtcgtcgacgttgacACGCTGCTTTGCAGAGGTCTCAATGCACTGCGCACCGAAacgcttggcgaggtcacGACCCTCGTGCGGCTGGACCTGGCGCTCATATTCGAGGTCGCACTTGTTGGCAACGACCACGACCGGGAAGTAGTCTCTGTCCTTGACCTGAGTTACGTTAGCCGAGGTAATCTTGAGACATTCAAGCCCAACTCACACGTAGAATCTGCTGGTGGAACGTCGACACCTCCTCAaacgacgagcgcgacgtgATCGAGtagacgaggaggaagccCTCACCTGATGGCGTCAGTTTGATGCCATCGCATCGCTAGCACCGATCACACTTACCCGTCCGCATATACTGCTCCCTCATCGCGCCATACTCCTCCTGGCCGGcggtgtcgaggacatcgagaagcgcgacctcctcgtcgatgatgcACTGCTTGCGGTAAGAGTCCTCGATGGTCGGGTCATACCTGTAGGCGTCAGCAATGCACCGGCGTGATGACCGTACTCGTCGACGAAATGTGACTGAATGAATTGGATGGTGAGAGCCGACTTGCCGACACCTGTTTGCGTTAGCCATGTATGTCATGATCCAGCATGAATGGAATGTCTCAGTTGCAGGGTAAGCGGGTAACAGGTAGCTGTCGCCAAGATCATGGCAAGATGGGGGGAAGATAGTACCAGCGCTTGCCTGATCCACGTCCATCGCGTCCCATCGGATGTCCCGACTGAGCGCACGGGGACGGTAATGGACAACGCCTCCGACCCAGTCGCTGGATCGCGTCACCGTCTCCGGCCGTAGTACCGTCGCACCACTTGAATGCTTGGCATCTGCACTTGTCAAGCGCCCACAAGCACATGG
Above is a genomic segment from Cutaneotrichosporon cavernicola HIS019 DNA, chromosome: 1 containing:
- the ras1 gene encoding uncharacterized protein (Ras subfamily of RAS small GTPases), whose protein sequence is MSKAQFIREYKLVVVGGGGVGKSALTIQFIQSHFVDEYDPTIEDSYRKQCIIDEEVALLDVLDTAGQEEYGAMREQYMRTGEGFLLVYSITSRSSFEEVSTFHQQILRVKDRDYFPVVVVANKCDLEYERQVQPHEGRDLAKRFGAQCIETSAKQRVNVDDAFVAVVRAIRRYQRETGPQQGAIPAAPGKSPTGVAGGRPAEKPQEDDAPGCCGGCVIL